Proteins encoded within one genomic window of Oryza brachyantha chromosome 7, ObraRS2, whole genome shotgun sequence:
- the LOC121055051 gene encoding protein G1-like yields MSSSSAAALGSDDGCTPAELRPSRYESQKRRDWQTFTQYLAAHRPPLELRRCSGANVLEFLRYLDRFGKTRVHEPPCPAYGGGRAPSAAAGPVAACQCPLRQAWGSLDALVGRLRAAYDERHGRAGDPSDAGAAATHDAGGAAAAPDASSSTNPFAARAVRLYLRDVRDTQAMARGISYHKKKKRRGGNKNRGGARGGGGNGDDAMPPAAAAAMAMTAPGGLPLPPLPPCLNGVPFEYCDLGLGSVVGGSHGHGHGHGGAGAGFYGGIYLPFLYNTFS; encoded by the coding sequence atgtcgtcgtcgtccgctgCCGCGCTGGGCTCCGACGACGGCTGCACGCCGGCGGAGCTGCGGCCGAGCCGGTACGAGTCGCAGAAGCGCCGGGACTGGCAGACCTTCACGCAGTACCTGGCCGCGCACCGCCCGCCGCTCGAGCTCCGGCGCTGCAGCGGCGCCAACGTCCTCGAGTTCCTCCGCTACCTCGACCGCTTCGGCAAGACGCGCGTCCACGAGCCGCCGTGCCCGGcctacggcggcggccgcgcgccgtccgccgccgccggccccgtcgccgcctgccAGTGCCCGCTGCGCCAGGCCTGGGGCAGCCTCGACGCGCTCgtcggccgcctccgcgccgcctacGACGAGCGCCATGGCCGTGCCGGGGATCCTTcagacgccggcgccgcagctACCCatgacgccggcggcgccgcagcTGCCCccgacgcctcctcctccaccaaccccttcgccgcgcgcgccgtgaGGCTGTACCTGCGCGACGTCCGCGACACGCAGGCCATGGCGCGCGGCATCTCCTAccacaagaagaagaagcgcaGGGGCGGGAACAAgaaccgcggcggcgcccgcggaggaggcggtaacggcgacgacgcgatgCCCCCGGCGGCCGCAGCAGCcatggcgatgacggctccggGGGGGCTGcccctgccgccgctgcccccgTGCCTCAACGGGGTGCCGTTCGAGTACTGCGATCTTGGCCTTGGGAGCGTCGTCGGAGGaagccatggccatggccatggccacggcggcgccggcgccggctttTACGGTGGCATCTACTTGCCGTTTCTGTACAACACGTTCAGTTAG
- the LOC121054980 gene encoding uncharacterized protein LOC121054980 yields MADPNHRPPRPPSSAAGSSRDTGFVPSVLDHFYTGYRSLAAVGRYTDNTGSAASAPDPFADTDILANYLRMIENIRRPPPVRPAGDAEGPPTPGPGSETGLDRRQPMDTSNGGATPTGHGLTQAQMVDSSSAGTNPDDVSRRPDTIGSQRGATDTTGARFDGNDFPPLSDHSINRADPSASPSSSTADTAPAMGESRTTLGERKTKLCLYEFFFYPRSGISCAHGSRCKYAHNLRELRAVTPPIHDILYKATLCPTHMAGAFCAAFTNCPMAHGEEELRVNRFFPRIPDDVHVPLPPAEEPSSSPTYLKDLTTPPHTDKPASSSNNGLPPSLRPDTIDSQRGATDTTGARFDDNDFPPLSDATTSSSSRAGPSSSSSSSSTADTAPAMRDRRTTLCKFWREENKTCTKGDACKNAHGGEELRVLPMAEGPPRPRLCPFWREENKTCTKGSACKNAHGDEELRVVPRAEGWQPSGPCKMFAINGWCRFGANCWYDHGNQELRPGRNP; encoded by the exons ATGGCCGATCCCAAccaccgcccgccgcggccgccctcctccgccgccggcagcagccGCGACACCGGCTTCGTCCCCAGCGTCCTCGACCATTTCTACACCGGCTACAGgtctctcgccgccgtcggacgcTACACCGACAACACGGGctcggcggcctcggcccCAGACCCCTTCGCCGACACCGATATCCTGGCGAATTACCTGAGAATGATCGAAAACATCAGACGACCACCACCGGTGCGACCAGCGGGAGATGCAGAGGGGCCCCCTACGCCGGGGCCGGGGTCGGAGACAGGCCTTGATCGTCGTCAACCTATGGATACCAGCAATGGGGGAGCGACGCCGACGGGTCACGGCCTCACGCAGGCGCAGATGGTCGACTCCTCCTCCGCAGGTACCAACCCCGACGACGTCTCCCGTCGACCTGACACCATCGGCAGCCAACGCGGCGCTACCGACACTACTGGAGCCCGTTTCGACGGCAACGACTTCCCGCCGCTTTCTGACCACAGCATAAACCGCGCCGATCCTTCCGCCTCCCCGTCGTCCTCCACTGCAGACACCGCACCGGCGATGGGGGAAAGCAGGACGACGCTGGGGGAGCGGAAGACGAAGCTCTGTTTGTACGAGTTCTTCTTCTATCCGAGGAGTGGTATTTCTTGTGCTCATGGCAGTCGATGCAAGTACGCCCATAACCTCCGGGAGTTGCGCGCGGTGACGCCGCCGATCCACGACATCCTCTACAAGGCGACCCTCTGCCCTACGCACATGGCAGGCGCATTCTGCGCCGCCTTTACCAACTGTCCAATGGCGCACGGAGAAGAGGAGCTGAGAGTCAACCG CTTCTTCCCCAGGATCCCCGACGACGTCCACGTCCCTCTTCCTCCGGCGGAGGAGCCCTCGTCCTCACCGACGTATCTGAAGGATCTGACCACGCCGCCGCACACGGACAagcccgcctcctcctccaacaATGGCCTCCCCCCCTCACTACGACCTGACACCATCGACAGCCAACGCGGTGCTACCGATACTACTGGAGCCCGTTTCGACGACAACGACTTCCCGCCGCTTTCTgacgccaccaccagcagctcAAGCCGCGCCggtccctcctcctcctcgtcgtcgtcctccactGCAGACACCGCACCGGCGATGAGGGACCGCCGGACGACGCTGTGCAAATTCTGGCGGGAGGAGAACAAGACATGCACCAAAGGGGACGCGTGCAAGAACgctcacggcggcgaggagctccGAGTTTTGCCCATGGCCGAggggccgccgcgcccgcggctGTGTCCATTCTGGCGGGAGGAGAACAAGACATGCACCAAAGGGAGCGCGTGCAAGAACGCTCACGGTGACGAGGAGCTCCGAGTTGTTCCCAGGGCCGAGGGGTGGCAGCCGAGTGGTCCGTGCAAAATGTTCGCCATTAATGGATGGTGCAGGTTCGGAGCCAACTGCTGGTACGACCATGGCAACCAGGAGCTGCGCCCCGGAAGAAATCCTTGA